Proteins encoded in a region of the Mucispirillum schaedleri ASF457 genome:
- a CDS encoding MutS-related protein, producing the protein MDNRVLLFYKNKLNSLSKEVNKYNNINKYTAVGKLASFIFAVGLFIFWYFNSIFNILFLTIPFLVYIFLIIFGQKYIDLYTKNKNLYELISDEISFLNKNYDVFRPNIHFIEYTHNYAYDLDIFEKGALYHSINRCTTADGEELLQQLLLNPKRSSEDIIKMQDSVKEMMPLREVSHNISSISYKNPVSLDNFIKTVSRDITPPKKIAVIYVYISASATILSFIAYGFGLIPSFIPLGLFIYQFTTASLFAKKTNDEYSKLNKANNAAKIYLLISETIKDNNFQSEMLKSIKDDMCAVSSKVKELQKINSEFDQRNSGLYYLISNGLFLRDIILSYKINKWIKENIYNIPVWNKAAAYIDVINSISVFGYNNSDFIFPVINSSTIIKAENMSHPLIDSLKRVGNNIEINKTHKFLIITGANMAGKSTFIRSIGVNLILASMGAPVCASSFEFSSVDIFSSMRTSDKLMDSSSYFHAELQRLKLLKEKAEKSEKMLVLLDEILKGTNSQDKLQGSKLVLLKFIKLNITGILATHDTALGSLSEEYIENFENYFFDFDIDEIGEMHFDYKLKKGISNNMNASILLKNVLND; encoded by the coding sequence ATGGATAACAGAGTCTTATTATTTTATAAAAATAAACTTAATTCCTTATCAAAAGAAGTAAATAAATACAACAATATAAATAAATATACAGCAGTTGGAAAACTTGCATCATTCATTTTTGCTGTTGGACTTTTTATATTTTGGTATTTTAACAGTATATTTAATATATTATTTCTTACAATACCTTTTCTTGTATATATATTTTTAATTATTTTTGGACAGAAATATATTGACTTATATACAAAAAATAAAAACCTTTATGAACTTATTAGTGATGAAATATCTTTTTTAAATAAAAATTATGATGTTTTTCGCCCTAATATCCATTTTATAGAATATACCCATAATTATGCTTATGACTTAGATATATTTGAAAAAGGTGCCTTATATCACTCTATAAACAGATGTACAACAGCTGATGGTGAAGAATTACTACAACAACTGCTTTTAAACCCTAAGAGAAGTAGTGAAGATATAATAAAAATGCAGGATTCTGTTAAAGAAATGATGCCTTTAAGAGAAGTAAGCCATAATATATCATCTATTTCTTATAAAAACCCAGTATCTTTGGATAACTTTATTAAAACAGTAAGCAGGGATATTACTCCGCCTAAAAAAATAGCTGTAATTTATGTATATATTTCAGCATCTGCTACCATATTATCATTTATTGCATACGGGTTTGGTTTAATCCCCTCATTTATTCCTCTTGGGCTTTTTATTTATCAGTTTACCACTGCTTCATTATTTGCTAAAAAAACAAATGATGAATATTCAAAACTAAATAAAGCAAATAATGCTGCAAAAATATACCTTTTGATAAGCGAAACAATTAAAGACAATAATTTTCAATCAGAAATGCTGAAATCTATAAAAGATGATATGTGTGCAGTCAGCAGTAAAGTAAAAGAACTTCAAAAGATAAACAGTGAGTTTGACCAAAGAAACAGCGGACTTTATTATTTAATATCTAATGGGCTGTTTTTAAGAGATATTATTTTATCTTATAAAATAAATAAATGGATAAAAGAAAATATTTATAATATTCCAGTATGGAATAAGGCAGCTGCATATATTGATGTAATAAACAGTATATCAGTTTTTGGATATAATAACAGCGATTTTATTTTTCCAGTAATAAACAGCAGCACTATTATTAAAGCAGAGAATATGTCCCATCCTTTAATAGACAGCTTAAAACGAGTTGGAAATAATATTGAAATAAATAAAACTCATAAGTTTTTAATTATTACTGGTGCTAATATGGCAGGGAAAAGCACATTTATAAGAAGTATTGGTGTAAATTTAATACTTGCTTCTATGGGTGCTCCAGTGTGTGCATCATCATTTGAATTTTCAAGTGTAGATATTTTTTCAAGTATGCGGACAAGTGATAAATTAATGGACAGCTCATCTTATTTTCATGCAGAACTGCAAAGACTGAAACTATTAAAAGAAAAGGCAGAAAAAAGTGAAAAAATGCTTGTGCTGCTTGATGAAATATTAAAGGGAACAAATTCTCAAGATAAGCTTCAAGGCTCAAAACTTGTATTGTTAAAATTTATCAAACTAAATATTACAGGGATTTTAGCCACTCATGATACAGCTCTTGGAAGTTTATCTGAAGAATATATAGAAAATTTTGAAAACTACTTTTTTGACTTTGATATAGATGAAATCGGAGAGATGCATTTTGATTATAAACTTAAAAAAGGTATATCAAATAATATGAATGCATCTATCCTTTTAAAAAATGTGTTAAATGATTAA
- a CDS encoding integration host factor subunit beta translates to MTKSELIENIVAEHPNITKKHIEFIINSVFASIKESLQKGEKVEIRGFGSFKIREKTSKIGRNPKTGTKVTVPDKKVPYFKPGKEIKEILIKK, encoded by the coding sequence ATGACAAAATCTGAATTAATTGAAAATATTGTTGCTGAGCATCCTAATATCACTAAGAAACATATTGAATTTATTATTAATTCTGTATTTGCTTCCATTAAAGAATCTCTACAAAAAGGTGAAAAAGTAGAAATTAGAGGCTTTGGAAGTTTTAAAATAAGAGAAAAAACTTCAAAAATTGGAAGAAACCCTAAAACAGGCACAAAAGTAACTGTTCCTGATAAAAAAGTACCTTACTTTAAACCAGGTAAAGAAATAAAAGAAATACTTATTAAAAAATAA
- the murJ gene encoding murein biosynthesis integral membrane protein MurJ: MTNFIFSFIRSGAGVLISRVFGLIRDVAIGVVFGATAVTDVFFVALAIPNLFREFFVEGAMSSAFMPFLAEKYKNGGKTAQNLYLTQIVIMQTFFVTVISIIIMVFADYVLRIFLRGKDYLSDTALMSMGADLIHIMMPFLILICIIGMFSGFLNINRSYFISYASSALFNICMILGAWAAYHNSKDITYLAYGVIAGGVLQLVIVYLVAVYYGYKPKFSKTFDEDVKKTYFLLVPSLAGVSISQLNFVIGRILTSYLAQGSISWLFYASRLFQFPLGVFSVTLGVVSLTELSKARADNDIVRRNQIINKAFLSLFIIIIPATIGLIGLSTELIRFVFQDLSSFFLHRTSAFSNESVIKTSIALKMYASGLIFFSLANLLTRVFHSEKNTKTPVKCAFFAFLANVMLSLILMQFLAHAGIALAGALSAVVNSLLLLYHIKDFKFDLKNNAQILVKVLFANILMCIVLVLCQYAGIYVLINILLCIIVYFMVLKIMKINILRLLR; encoded by the coding sequence ATGACAAATTTTATATTTAGCTTTATCCGCTCAGGAGCAGGTGTATTAATAAGCCGTGTTTTTGGTCTTATACGAGATGTGGCAATAGGTGTTGTATTTGGTGCAACAGCAGTGACAGATGTTTTTTTTGTAGCCTTGGCAATACCAAATTTATTTAGAGAATTTTTTGTTGAAGGTGCAATGTCATCTGCATTTATGCCTTTTTTAGCAGAAAAATATAAAAATGGTGGTAAAACTGCTCAGAATTTATACCTTACTCAAATAGTTATTATGCAGACATTTTTTGTCACAGTTATAAGCATAATAATAATGGTATTTGCAGATTATGTTTTAAGGATTTTTTTAAGGGGAAAAGATTATCTTTCTGATACAGCCTTAATGTCTATGGGTGCAGACCTTATTCATATTATGATGCCTTTTCTTATATTAATATGTATTATAGGTATGTTTTCTGGTTTTTTAAATATAAATAGAAGCTATTTTATATCTTATGCATCTAGTGCACTTTTTAATATATGTATGATACTTGGTGCATGGGCTGCATACCACAACTCAAAAGATATTACATATCTTGCTTATGGTGTCATTGCTGGTGGTGTTTTGCAGCTTGTAATAGTATATCTTGTAGCTGTTTATTATGGTTATAAACCAAAATTTTCTAAAACTTTTGATGAAGATGTGAAAAAGACTTATTTTTTACTTGTGCCTTCTTTAGCAGGTGTAAGTATAAGCCAGCTGAACTTTGTAATAGGCAGAATATTAACATCATATCTTGCTCAAGGTTCTATTTCATGGCTTTTTTATGCAAGCAGACTTTTCCAGTTTCCACTTGGTGTATTTTCTGTAACACTTGGCGTAGTGAGTCTTACAGAGCTTTCAAAAGCAAGAGCTGATAATGATATTGTAAGGCGTAATCAAATAATAAATAAAGCATTTTTATCTCTTTTTATTATAATTATTCCTGCAACTATCGGTTTAATAGGACTTTCCACAGAGCTTATAAGGTTTGTTTTTCAGGATTTATCATCATTTTTCCTGCACAGAACAAGTGCTTTTTCTAATGAATCAGTTATTAAAACATCTATTGCTTTAAAAATGTATGCATCAGGGCTTATATTCTTTTCTCTTGCTAATCTATTAACAAGGGTTTTCCATTCTGAGAAGAATACAAAAACACCAGTAAAATGTGCTTTTTTTGCATTTTTAGCAAATGTAATGTTAAGCCTTATTTTAATGCAGTTTTTAGCTCATGCAGGTATTGCTTTGGCAGGTGCATTATCTGCTGTTGTTAATTCATTACTATTGCTTTATCATATAAAAGATTTTAAATTTGATTTAAAAAATAATGCTCAAATATTAGTAAAAGTATTATTTGCTAATATATTAATGTGTATTGTATTAGTTTTATGTCAATATGCAGGAATATATGTGCTTATAAATATTCTATTATGTATTATAGTTTATTTTATGGTTTTAAAAATAATGAAAATAAATATATTAAGGTTATTAAGATGA
- the dtd gene encoding D-aminoacyl-tRNA deacylase: MIAVVQRVYEASVKVDGEIIGSIGNGLLVFLCVENRDTDDKVTYMSEKILNLRIFEDNNGKMSKSLQDINGDMLIISQFTLAGDCSKGRRPDFTEAAKPDAAKETYNKFIEDVSSKINGNTAIGIFGADMKVSLINDGPVTMIIKR; this comes from the coding sequence ATGATAGCAGTAGTTCAAAGAGTGTATGAAGCATCAGTTAAAGTTGATGGTGAAATAATTGGAAGTATTGGCAATGGTTTGTTAGTATTTTTATGTGTAGAAAATAGAGATACTGATGATAAAGTTACATATATGTCTGAAAAAATACTTAATTTAAGAATTTTTGAGGACAATAATGGAAAAATGAGTAAAAGTTTGCAGGATATAAATGGGGATATGCTTATCATAAGCCAGTTTACTCTTGCAGGTGACTGCTCAAAAGGAAGACGGCCTGATTTTACAGAAGCAGCAAAGCCAGATGCTGCAAAAGAAACATATAATAAATTTATAGAAGATGTGTCTTCTAAAATTAATGGCAATACAGCCATAGGCATTTTTGGAGCAGATATGAAAGTGTCTTTAATAAATGATGGTCCAGTTACAATGATTATAAAGAGGTAA
- a CDS encoding MBL fold metallo-hydrolase: MQIERLTLKLLAENCYIYHNEKECVVFDPGSDYEYIKAHIEKKNLSVKMILLTHCHFDHVGAVSDLKEYYNAKVMCHKDDLLMLKSANKSAASYGLMPVKIPVIDEFFNDNDIIYFNETELKVIHTPGHSAGSVCFYAENDKFLISGDTLFLESVGRTDFPSGSQVELEKSIMNKLYILPDDTMVLPGHGFHTTIKHEKEYNPFIHV; the protein is encoded by the coding sequence ATGCAAATAGAAAGACTTACATTAAAACTTTTAGCAGAAAACTGCTATATTTATCATAATGAGAAAGAATGTGTTGTATTTGACCCAGGTAGTGATTATGAGTATATAAAAGCACATATTGAAAAGAAAAATTTATCAGTAAAAATGATACTTTTAACACACTGTCATTTTGACCATGTAGGAGCTGTAAGTGATTTAAAAGAATATTATAATGCTAAAGTTATGTGCCATAAAGATGATTTATTAATGCTTAAATCGGCAAATAAAAGTGCTGCAAGTTATGGACTTATGCCTGTAAAAATCCCAGTAATTGATGAATTTTTTAATGATAATGATATAATTTATTTTAATGAAACAGAATTAAAAGTTATTCATACACCAGGCCATTCAGCAGGCAGTGTATGTTTTTATGCGGAAAATGATAAATTTTTAATCAGTGGCGATACATTATTTTTAGAATCTGTTGGTAGAACAGATTTTCCATCAGGCTCACAAGTTGAATTAGAAAAATCTATTATGAATAAACTTTATATTCTGCCTGATGATACTATGGTGCTGCCAGGTCATGGTTTTCATACAACCATTAAACATGAAAAAGAATATAACCCATTTATTCATGTATAA
- the tsaB gene encoding tRNA (adenosine(37)-N6)-threonylcarbamoyltransferase complex dimerization subunit type 1 TsaB, with translation MTRLLVDTSSDYLVIVVANDNSILASQLIYAGKKMSELLLEQVNNILKSISLSIDDIDEFYAGIGPGSFTGVRIGVALILGLSSGSNKKAYGISSLDVEAIVSGRNVLKTASLLKGECYAVRNYDFTNNVFSPYYLEEIIDNVNDYTLINNGKSYFPNLLFAVQSGKLWDFRAECLPIYLRKSEAEINLDKKSIS, from the coding sequence ATGACACGATTGTTAGTAGATACATCCAGTGATTACCTTGTTATAGTGGTTGCAAATGATAATAGTATTCTTGCAAGTCAGCTTATATATGCAGGTAAAAAAATGAGTGAATTACTGTTGGAGCAGGTCAATAATATTTTAAAATCAATATCTTTATCCATTGATGATATTGATGAATTTTATGCAGGAATTGGTCCTGGCTCTTTTACTGGTGTAAGAATTGGGGTGGCATTAATATTGGGATTATCATCTGGCTCAAATAAAAAAGCCTATGGTATATCTTCCCTTGATGTGGAAGCCATTGTTTCAGGCAGAAATGTTTTAAAGACAGCATCACTTTTAAAAGGTGAATGTTATGCAGTTAGGAATTATGATTTTACTAATAATGTGTTTTCTCCATATTACTTAGAAGAAATCATTGATAATGTTAATGATTATACTCTTATAAATAATGGTAAATCATACTTCCCCAACTTATTATTTGCAGTCCAGAGCGGTAAATTGTGGGATTTTCGTGCAGAGTGTTTGCCAATATACTTGAGAAAATCTGAAGCAGAGATTAATCTTGATAAGAAAAGCATCTCTTGA
- the rimI gene encoding ribosomal protein S18-alanine N-acetyltransferase → MIRKASLEDLNDIYNIEVSSFDTPWEKVSIEVEFYKDYASIYVYEVDKKVVAYIITWLIGLEAELITIAVDEGFRRQGIGRVLFAYIKELYGKNILWHLEVACKNNSAIQMYKSFGFEITSTITNYYGDGKNAFRMILSPK, encoded by the coding sequence TTGATAAGAAAAGCATCTCTTGAAGATTTAAATGATATATATAATATAGAAGTATCATCTTTTGACACTCCATGGGAAAAGGTTTCAATAGAGGTAGAGTTTTATAAAGATTATGCCAGTATTTATGTATATGAAGTGGATAAAAAGGTTGTAGCATATATTATTACATGGCTTATTGGTCTTGAAGCAGAATTAATTACTATTGCAGTTGATGAAGGCTTTCGCAGACAGGGGATAGGTAGAGTCCTTTTTGCTTACATAAAAGAGCTTTATGGCAAAAATATTTTATGGCACTTAGAAGTTGCATGTAAAAATAATAGTGCAATACAAATGTATAAAAGCTTTGGTTTTGAAATTACTTCAACCATAACAAATTACTATGGAGATGGTAAAAATGCTTTTAGGATGATTTTATCTCCAAAATAA
- a CDS encoding DUF465 domain-containing protein — MTEDKFELYERISKENMEFKKLFDEHIRFEQDLEALYSLKYFPPEVETKIKEIKRRKLLGKDRMEQIIAAYH, encoded by the coding sequence ATGACTGAAGATAAGTTTGAGCTGTATGAGCGTATTAGCAAAGAAAATATGGAATTTAAAAAACTTTTTGATGAACATATCCGTTTTGAGCAGGATTTAGAAGCTTTATACAGCTTAAAATATTTTCCACCCGAAGTTGAAACAAAAATCAAAGAGATTAAGCGAAGAAAATTACTTGGTAAAGATAGAATGGAGCAGATTATTGCTGCTTATCATTAA
- the metK gene encoding methionine adenosyltransferase — protein MDNRNYLFTSESVTEGHPDKMADQISDAILDAMLKDDPFSRVACETMLTTGLVIVSGEVTTKTYVDIPAVVRNTVAGIGYTRAKFGFDHETCGVISTINHQSPDIAMGVDTGGAGDQGLMFGFACNETPELMPLPIMLAHKITMKLSEVRKSGELDYLRPDGKSQVTIEYNGFEPVKVHTVVISSQHSDSVSMEQLKHDIIEKVIKPVMPAKLFNENECIFHINPTGRFVIGGPMGDCGLTGRKIIVDTYGGMGHHGGGAFSGKDATKVDRSAAYGARWVAKNIVAAGLAKRCEVQLAYAIGVSEPVSIMVNTFYTGIIPDSEIEKIVSKVFDLTPKGLISALDLRKPIFQKTASYGHFGRGEFAWEDTNKVADIKDLAGKLGS, from the coding sequence ATGGATAATCGTAATTATTTATTCACATCAGAATCTGTTACAGAAGGTCATCCAGATAAAATGGCTGACCAAATCTCTGATGCAATTTTAGATGCTATGCTAAAAGATGACCCTTTCAGTCGTGTAGCATGTGAAACTATGCTTACAACAGGTTTAGTTATTGTTTCTGGGGAAGTAACAACAAAAACTTATGTTGATATTCCTGCTGTTGTAAGAAACACTGTAGCTGGTATAGGATATACTAGAGCAAAATTTGGTTTTGACCATGAAACATGTGGCGTAATATCTACAATTAACCATCAATCACCAGATATTGCTATGGGTGTAGATACTGGCGGTGCAGGTGACCAGGGCTTAATGTTTGGTTTTGCCTGCAATGAAACACCAGAGCTTATGCCTCTTCCTATTATGCTTGCTCATAAAATAACTATGAAATTATCAGAAGTTCGTAAAAGTGGTGAACTAGATTATCTCCGACCAGATGGTAAATCACAGGTAACTATAGAATATAATGGTTTTGAGCCAGTTAAAGTTCATACTGTTGTTATTTCTTCTCAGCATTCTGATAGTGTAAGTATGGAGCAGTTAAAACACGATATTATAGAAAAAGTTATTAAACCAGTTATGCCTGCAAAACTTTTTAATGAAAACGAATGTATTTTCCATATTAATCCTACTGGCAGATTTGTAATAGGCGGTCCAATGGGTGACTGTGGTTTAACAGGCAGAAAAATTATAGTTGATACTTATGGTGGCATGGGACATCATGGTGGCGGAGCATTTTCTGGAAAAGATGCAACAAAAGTTGACCGTTCTGCTGCTTATGGTGCAAGATGGGTTGCAAAAAATATAGTTGCAGCAGGTCTTGCTAAACGCTGTGAAGTGCAGCTTGCTTATGCTATTGGTGTAAGCGAACCAGTATCTATAATGGTAAATACTTTTTATACAGGTATTATTCCTGATAGTGAAATAGAAAAAATTGTTTCTAAAGTTTTTGATTTAACACCAAAAGGACTTATTTCTGCTCTTGATTTAAGAAAACCAATATTCCAAAAAACTGCAAGCTATGGTCATTTTGGCAGAGGCGAGTTTGCTTGGGAAGATACAAATAAAGTAGCAGATATAAAAGACTTAGCAGGTAAATTAGGGAGTTAA
- the ahcY gene encoding adenosylhomocysteinase has protein sequence MAYDIKDINLADKGRQRILWADKDMPVLAQIRKRFEEEKPFQGLKMSCCLHVTAETANLMRTLTAGGADVLLCASNPLSTQDDIAASLCRDFGVEVHAIRGEDNETYYKHLASAIAHNPNVTMDDGADLVSEILKKHPELYDRVLCSMEETTTGVIRLRAMEKDGVLKFPVIAVNDVQTKFMFDNRYGTGQSTLDGIIRATDVLLAGKTFVVAGYGWCGKGLASRARGMGANVVVTEVDNIKALEAVMDGFRVMPMLEAAKIADVICTVTGDIHVIREEHFNVMKNGCVVSNSGHFDVEIDLVALNKIASKIEENVKPNVNAYYLSDGRVVYVLAEGRLVNLACAEGHPASVMDMSFATQALASEYAVKNKGKLDKKVYVLPHEVEQQIAATKLESMNVSIDTLTEEQVSYLNSWETGT, from the coding sequence ATGGCTTATGATATTAAAGACATTAATTTAGCTGATAAAGGCAGACAGCGTATTTTATGGGCTGATAAAGATATGCCTGTGTTAGCACAAATTAGAAAGCGTTTTGAAGAAGAGAAACCTTTTCAAGGTTTAAAAATGTCATGCTGTCTACATGTTACAGCAGAAACAGCAAACTTAATGAGAACATTAACAGCAGGTGGGGCAGATGTGCTTTTATGTGCATCAAATCCACTTTCTACTCAAGATGATATTGCTGCATCTTTATGCAGAGATTTTGGTGTAGAAGTTCATGCAATCAGAGGCGAAGATAATGAAACATATTATAAGCATTTAGCTTCAGCTATTGCTCATAATCCTAATGTAACTATGGATGATGGTGCAGATTTAGTTTCTGAAATCTTAAAAAAACACCCAGAATTATATGACAGAGTTTTATGTTCTATGGAAGAAACTACAACTGGTGTTATTCGTTTAAGAGCAATGGAAAAAGATGGTGTTCTTAAATTCCCAGTTATTGCTGTTAATGATGTTCAAACAAAATTTATGTTTGATAACCGTTATGGCACAGGTCAGTCTACTCTTGACGGTATTATTAGGGCTACTGATGTGCTTTTAGCCGGTAAAACATTTGTTGTAGCAGGCTATGGCTGGTGCGGTAAAGGTTTAGCTTCAAGAGCAAGAGGTATGGGTGCGAATGTAGTAGTTACAGAAGTAGATAATATTAAAGCATTAGAAGCTGTAATGGATGGTTTTAGGGTTATGCCTATGCTTGAGGCTGCAAAAATAGCTGATGTTATATGCACAGTTACAGGTGATATACATGTTATTAGGGAAGAACATTTTAATGTTATGAAAAATGGCTGTGTAGTATCTAATTCTGGTCACTTTGATGTTGAAATAGATTTAGTAGCATTAAATAAAATTGCTTCTAAAATAGAAGAAAATGTTAAACCAAATGTAAATGCTTATTATTTATCTGACGGCAGAGTTGTATATGTTCTTGCAGAAGGTCGTCTTGTAAACTTGGCATGTGCAGAAGGTCATCCAGCATCTGTTATGGATATGAGTTTTGCAACTCAGGCATTAGCATCCGAGTATGCTGTTAAAAATAAAGGTAAACTTGATAAAAAAGTTTATGTTCTTCCACATGAAGTTGAGCAGCAGATTGCAGCGACTAAACTTGAATCAATGAATGTATCAATAGATACTCTTACAGAAGAACAAGTCTCATATCTTAATTCTTGGGAAACAGGTACTTAA
- a CDS encoding dihydrolipoyl dehydrogenase family protein, with product MVKSTDYIIIGAGPAGVCAANILSKSGKKIVIVGKILGGSYCSTNSIVSESLVGLSKMFEKFRIIKDSFIEDDVDNVALDFKRVKKIVDSNLNKAKKQFLEIIEDAQAEYIEGTAVFTDSNMLDITLPDNSVVSYKFKKCLIATGAAVPKSNLYPSRKNLDISTFINMESIPDSVAIIGGGALGVEVASFFSRFGSKVTLVEKSDRLLPIVDAQISKKLEDTLKKRGINLVTSHNITKIERVGQKYIALSEAGPVESEEVFICTGRVPAIQELKLENAGVNIDENGFMIYSNNLQTCNKNIYIAGDVSHIMMNLSWAYYSATVAARNMLGENIEYTPEILPVYIDTDPEIALIGLSEEAAKARGLDYGVFKYVFGDIYGIYNNAGGQQTVIKTIYDKSSKTFLGIQAMGREVNGLIATFAIIMKLKITIEQIPDFVYINPVFNEFFKEVSEKLL from the coding sequence ATGGTTAAATCAACAGATTATATTATTATTGGTGCAGGCCCTGCAGGGGTCTGTGCCGCTAATATTCTTTCAAAAAGTGGTAAAAAGATTGTTATAGTTGGCAAAATTTTAGGTGGCTCATACTGCTCTACTAATAGTATTGTTTCAGAATCCCTTGTTGGGCTTTCTAAAATGTTTGAAAAGTTTAGAATTATAAAAGATTCTTTCATTGAAGATGATGTTGACAATGTTGCTCTTGATTTTAAACGAGTAAAAAAAATTGTAGACAGCAACTTAAATAAGGCTAAAAAGCAGTTTTTAGAAATAATAGAAGATGCTCAGGCAGAATATATTGAAGGCACTGCTGTTTTTACTGACAGTAATATGCTTGATATTACCCTGCCAGATAATTCAGTGGTTTCTTACAAATTTAAAAAGTGCTTAATTGCAACTGGTGCTGCTGTTCCTAAATCAAACCTTTATCCAAGCAGGAAAAATTTAGATATTTCTACATTTATTAATATGGAAAGTATTCCTGATAGTGTGGCAATTATTGGAGGTGGAGCTTTAGGGGTGGAAGTTGCATCTTTTTTTAGTCGTTTTGGCTCAAAAGTAACACTTGTTGAAAAAAGTGACAGACTTCTTCCTATTGTAGATGCTCAAATTTCAAAAAAATTAGAAGATACTTTAAAAAAACGGGGTATTAATTTAGTTACATCTCATAATATTACAAAGATAGAGCGTGTTGGTCAGAAATATATAGCTTTATCAGAAGCAGGTCCTGTAGAAAGTGAAGAAGTTTTTATATGCACAGGCAGAGTTCCTGCAATTCAGGAATTAAAGCTTGAAAATGCAGGTGTAAATATAGATGAAAATGGTTTTATGATATACAGTAATAATCTGCAGACATGTAATAAAAATATATATATTGCTGGTGATGTTTCTCATATTATGATGAATCTCAGCTGGGCATATTATTCTGCAACAGTGGCTGCTAGAAATATGCTTGGAGAAAATATTGAATATACTCCAGAAATACTTCCTGTATATATTGATACAGACCCAGAAATAGCCTTGATTGGTCTTTCGGAAGAAGCAGCAAAAGCACGAGGTTTAGATTATGGTGTATTTAAATATGTTTTTGGGGATATTTATGGCATATATAATAATGCAGGTGGACAGCAGACTGTAATTAAAACAATTTATGATAAAAGCAGCAAAACATTTCTAGGAATACAGGCTATGGGGCGTGAGGTAAATGGTTTGATTGCTACTTTTGCGATTATTATGAAACTTAAAATAACAATAGAGCAGATTCCTGATTTTGTATATATTAATCCTGTGTTTAATGAATTTTTTAAAGAGGTATCAGAAAAACTGTTATGA
- a CDS encoding lysophospholipid acyltransferase family protein — MKKIGGILRFLKAVIFVLNYAIATYIVNIFGNGEKFLKQRTSSGAKKVMDITGASITVSGTENIDTNKHYIFVGNHRSYTDILVIFAAGGIAGCHFTFMAKKELFHIPFLGKAMQFLHVISVERGSTSKAMKSLLEAIEVIKTGRNVVIFPEGTRSNDGHTLSPFKKGAFTIAKRAEVDVIPFVIEGTEKYMPKKGFGMYKADVSIKFYPPIYTHDKTDAEIMNEAENVIKEALCQK, encoded by the coding sequence ATGAAAAAAATAGGTGGAATTTTAAGATTTCTTAAAGCTGTCATATTTGTATTAAATTATGCAATAGCAACATATATTGTAAATATATTTGGCAACGGTGAAAAATTTTTAAAACAGAGAACAAGTTCAGGTGCTAAAAAAGTTATGGATATTACAGGAGCATCAATTACTGTATCAGGAACAGAAAATATAGATACAAATAAGCATTATATTTTTGTAGGCAATCATAGAAGTTATACTGATATTTTAGTTATATTTGCAGCAGGTGGGATTGCTGGCTGTCATTTTACTTTTATGGCTAAAAAAGAGCTTTTCCATATACCATTTCTTGGTAAAGCAATGCAGTTTCTTCATGTAATAAGTGTGGAAAGAGGTTCTACATCAAAAGCTATGAAAAGCCTTTTAGAAGCAATAGAAGTTATTAAAACAGGCAGAAATGTTGTGATTTTTCCTGAAGGCACAAGAAGTAATGATGGTCACACATTAAGTCCTTTTAAAAAAGGAGCATTTACTATAGCTAAGAGAGCAGAAGTTGATGTTATACCTTTTGTTATTGAAGGAACAGAAAAATATATGCCTAAAAAAGGTTTTGGAATGTATAAAGCTGATGTAAGTATAAAATTTTATCCGCCAATTTATACACATGATAAAACAGATGCAGAAATTATGAATGAAGCTGAAAATGTAATAAAAGAAGCTTTATGTCAAAAGTAA